The following are encoded in a window of Fibrobacter sp. UWB13 genomic DNA:
- a CDS encoding sensor domain-containing diguanylate cyclase: MGLKISNITNSIIIKSLLLLIVSMLVIVMIGNYVFTQRQMKTTLKLSYDNNETQLQQLANTANNEMEQFASRLSLLAKTSEIQSMDKLTAAGYLKSFNISSLFISGESISLFDRSYNLVCNNSMLGTTKITYPIEFNRISPHRPTISPWFRDTDGTPKRAFGVVVSDRAMGDGRLVSNFSIRRLWKYFSEYKVGQNGILIACNGQGEILYHPDMRTWLDGVHKITELGLGDMNIKQDSDNSIRFVKLDNGKSYLINRTFNPTYDLGLIALQPKTEIDAMVSSVHHVSQIILFSSIIAILLVSLWQILIVCKPLNNLIDHISQITEGNLNIEEFKAKSSQDEIGRLAKVFNQMHATIKRQIQELNAHRDMLEKEVKERTYELEQANKKLDLISRTDELTQLPNRRDMHRTIEKEVDRANRFRKAFSIIFIDIDHFKDVNDTYGHAAGDAVLKSVASTIRSLLRKYDVLARYGGEEFLTLLPETELKDASHVAERFRKQIENQTIFFGGQEIKVTITLGVAQFDSSQGAEKCIQLADKALYEGKEHGRNRVILWTDDKAVESTEKQQA, from the coding sequence ATGGGATTAAAGATTTCTAACATCACGAACAGCATCATCATCAAAAGCTTATTGCTCTTGATTGTTTCGATGCTTGTCATCGTGATGATTGGAAACTACGTCTTTACCCAAAGGCAGATGAAGACGACCTTAAAGCTGAGTTACGATAACAACGAAACCCAGTTACAGCAGCTTGCCAACACAGCCAACAACGAAATGGAACAGTTCGCAAGCCGTCTTTCGCTGCTTGCCAAGACTTCCGAAATTCAAAGCATGGACAAGCTCACGGCGGCAGGTTACCTCAAAAGCTTCAACATATCGTCGCTATTCATTTCGGGCGAATCCATATCGCTCTTTGACCGTAGCTACAATCTTGTCTGCAACAACTCCATGCTAGGCACAACCAAGATAACCTACCCTATCGAGTTCAATAGAATTTCTCCTCACAGGCCGACCATTTCTCCATGGTTCCGCGACACCGACGGCACTCCCAAGCGAGCCTTTGGCGTTGTCGTTTCGGACAGAGCCATGGGTGATGGAAGACTGGTATCAAACTTTTCGATTCGCCGACTCTGGAAATACTTTTCGGAATACAAAGTCGGGCAAAACGGCATTCTCATCGCATGCAATGGCCAAGGCGAAATCCTTTACCACCCGGATATGAGAACTTGGCTTGACGGAGTCCACAAGATTACGGAACTCGGACTTGGCGACATGAACATCAAGCAGGATAGCGATAATTCCATTCGTTTCGTAAAGCTGGACAACGGAAAGTCCTACCTCATCAACAGGACTTTCAACCCGACTTACGACCTTGGTCTTATCGCCTTACAGCCTAAGACAGAAATTGATGCAATGGTTTCGTCGGTTCACCATGTCAGCCAAATCATTTTGTTCAGTTCGATTATCGCCATCTTGCTCGTGTCTCTTTGGCAAATCCTGATTGTCTGTAAGCCGCTCAACAACCTGATCGACCACATTTCACAGATTACCGAAGGAAACCTCAACATCGAGGAATTCAAGGCAAAGAGCAGCCAGGACGAAATCGGCAGACTCGCCAAGGTGTTCAACCAAATGCATGCAACCATCAAGCGACAGATTCAGGAACTGAACGCGCATAGGGACATGCTTGAAAAAGAAGTCAAGGAACGCACCTACGAGCTTGAACAAGCTAACAAGAAACTGGACTTGATTTCGAGAACGGATGAACTGACGCAGTTGCCGAACCGCCGTGATATGCACAGGACGATTGAAAAGGAAGTCGACCGAGCAAACCGCTTTAGAAAGGCATTTAGCATTATCTTTATCGATATTGACCATTTCAAGGATGTGAACGACACCTACGGACATGCAGCAGGCGATGCCGTACTCAAGTCTGTCGCAAGCACCATCCGCAGTCTGTTGCGCAAATACGATGTGCTCGCACGCTACGGTGGCGAAGAATTCTTGACTTTGTTGCCGGAAACGGAATTGAAGGACGCCTCACACGTCGCCGAACGTTTCCGCAAGCAAATTGAAAACCAGACCATCTTCTTTGGCGGTCAGGAAATCAAAGTTACCATTACACTTGGTGTTGCCCAGTTCGATAGCAGCCAGGGCGCAGAAAAGTGCATCCAGCTTGCCGACAAGGCGCTTTACGAAGGCAAGGAACACGGTCGAAACAGGGTTATCCTCTGGACAGACGATAAAGCCGTAGAAAGCACCGAAAAGCAACAAGCATAA
- the dusA gene encoding tRNA dihydrouridine(20/20a) synthase DusA encodes MNIDFNRRLSIAPMLDCTDRHERYFLRLLSKHILLYSEMVVSTGLLHCENKDLFLGHEPFEHPAVLQLGGSNPADLAAASKLVEAAGFSEVNLNCGCPSDRVQNGNFGACLMKEKNVVADCFKAMQDAVSIPVSIKCRIGVDDLDSWEFFTDFIQTVRDAGCKIFIVHARKAWLKGLSPKENREVPPLHYEFVHRLKAEMPELNLSINGGFKTLDQVEEQLKDLDGVMVGREAYENPWFLHDADARIFGDVRPESNNPAEIIAGNARPATRKALLEAYLPYVEKQTAEGCPATILVKHLYGLFAGLPGARKFRATLSNESPRAHLYGGAAALIRKAMELVGE; translated from the coding sequence ATGAACATCGACTTCAACCGTAGACTTTCCATCGCTCCGATGCTCGACTGCACGGACCGCCACGAACGTTATTTTTTGCGTTTGCTTTCCAAGCACATTTTGCTTTACAGCGAGATGGTTGTGTCTACGGGGCTTTTGCATTGCGAGAACAAGGACTTGTTCCTCGGGCACGAGCCGTTTGAACACCCGGCTGTGTTGCAACTCGGCGGTAGCAATCCGGCAGATCTTGCCGCCGCATCAAAGCTCGTGGAAGCAGCAGGCTTTAGCGAAGTCAACTTGAATTGCGGTTGCCCATCGGACCGTGTGCAGAACGGGAACTTCGGCGCATGCCTCATGAAAGAGAAAAACGTCGTTGCCGATTGCTTCAAGGCAATGCAGGATGCCGTTTCGATTCCGGTTTCTATCAAGTGCCGCATTGGAGTCGATGATCTGGACAGCTGGGAATTTTTCACAGACTTCATCCAGACCGTGCGTGATGCGGGCTGCAAAATTTTCATCGTGCATGCGCGCAAGGCTTGGCTCAAGGGACTTTCGCCTAAGGAAAACCGCGAAGTGCCGCCACTCCATTACGAGTTCGTCCACCGCCTCAAGGCGGAGATGCCGGAGCTGAACTTGAGCATCAATGGCGGCTTCAAGACGCTCGACCAGGTCGAAGAACAGCTGAAGGATTTGGACGGCGTGATGGTCGGTCGCGAAGCATACGAGAATCCGTGGTTCCTGCACGACGCCGATGCAAGAATCTTCGGGGATGTTCGCCCTGAAAGCAACAACCCGGCTGAGATTATTGCCGGAAACGCTCGCCCCGCCACAAGAAAGGCGCTCCTCGAAGCCTACCTCCCCTACGTCGAGAAGCAAACTGCTGAAGGCTGCCCTGCGACAATTCTCGTGAAGCACCTCTACGGACTTTTTGCAGGACTCCCGGGCGCCCGCAAATTCCGCGCCACGCTCAGCAACGAGAGCCCCCGCGCCCACCTTTACGGAGGCGCCGCCGCCCTCATCCGAAAAGCGATGGAACTCGTCGGAGAATAG
- the argF gene encoding ornithine carbamoyltransferase — MIDRNKHFLRLTDWSEEKVLETIEIASRLKAEVHAGKVSDRLHGQNIAMFFEKPSLRTITTFQVGMNQLGGHAVLLSPDSIGLGKRESVKDVARCLSRWVNAIVVRCFKQQLVEELAEYGTIPVVNALTDDYHPCQAIAFAQMINENLGGFKNGNKSKTVAFIGDGNNVANSFLALCSKVGMNFTLACPKGFEQPAKVVEEAQEGLKKHGCQYRVFHDPKEAVKDADILYSDVWVSMGQEGEKATKQSHFLPFQINDELLKLAPAHCKVSHCLPAHRGEEITDSVMDNLDVNMSFEEAENRLHAHKAVLWQVMTPFNK, encoded by the coding sequence ATGATAGATCGCAACAAACACTTCCTCCGCTTGACCGACTGGAGTGAAGAAAAAGTTCTCGAAACCATCGAGATTGCCTCGCGTCTCAAGGCTGAAGTTCACGCTGGTAAGGTTTCTGACCGACTCCACGGCCAGAACATCGCCATGTTCTTCGAAAAACCGTCGCTGCGAACTATTACGACTTTCCAGGTGGGCATGAACCAGCTCGGCGGTCACGCCGTGCTCCTCTCCCCGGATTCTATCGGTCTTGGCAAGCGCGAAAGCGTCAAGGATGTCGCCCGCTGTCTCAGCCGCTGGGTCAACGCCATTGTGGTCCGTTGCTTCAAGCAGCAGCTCGTCGAAGAACTCGCTGAATATGGTACGATCCCGGTCGTGAACGCATTGACTGACGATTACCATCCGTGCCAGGCAATCGCTTTTGCCCAGATGATCAACGAAAACCTCGGCGGATTCAAGAACGGCAACAAGTCGAAGACGGTCGCCTTCATCGGTGATGGCAACAACGTCGCGAACTCCTTCCTTGCCCTTTGCTCTAAAGTCGGTATGAACTTCACGCTCGCTTGCCCGAAGGGTTTTGAACAGCCCGCCAAGGTTGTCGAAGAAGCTCAGGAAGGCTTGAAGAAGCACGGCTGTCAGTACCGCGTATTCCACGACCCGAAGGAAGCTGTCAAGGACGCCGACATTCTCTATAGCGACGTTTGGGTTTCTATGGGTCAGGAAGGCGAAAAGGCAACAAAGCAGAGCCACTTCTTGCCGTTCCAGATCAACGACGAACTCTTGAAGCTCGCTCCGGCACATTGCAAGGTCAGCCACTGCTTGCCGGCTCACCGCGGCGAAGAAATCACAGACTCTGTGATGGACAATCTCGACGTGAACATGAGCTTCGAAGAAGCTGAAAACCGCCTGCACGCTCATAAGGCTGTTTTGTGGCAAGTGATGACTCCGTTCAACAAGTAA
- the bioB gene encoding biotin synthase BioB, translated as MSFIQDLKEKVLGGYEITRDEAIKLLSEDLDELTKAADEIREKFHGDDFDFCSIVNARSGRCSENCKYCAQSSYYHTGAPEYKLLSADEIVADAKKKEAAGIPRYSIVTSGRTLSNRDVEQISEALRRLKKETKLSVCLSAGLLNKEQFDKLKEAGLTRFHNNLETYRRHFPDVCTTHTYDDKIGALQNALAAGLEICSGGIMGLGETTEDRIDMCLDLRKLGVKSTPVNVLNAIPGTPYENLPKLTNDEFCRIVAIYRFINPKAFIRLAGGRGVLGDDGKRAFKSGANAAITDDMLTTAGVNSCKDFELVKGLGFKPHGFIG; from the coding sequence ATGTCCTTCATTCAGGATCTTAAGGAAAAAGTTCTCGGCGGTTACGAAATCACGCGTGATGAGGCAATTAAGCTTTTGAGCGAAGACCTCGACGAACTCACGAAAGCCGCCGACGAAATCCGAGAAAAATTCCACGGCGACGACTTTGATTTTTGTTCCATCGTGAACGCCCGCAGCGGTCGCTGCTCCGAAAACTGCAAGTACTGCGCCCAGAGCAGCTACTACCACACCGGCGCCCCGGAATACAAGTTGCTCAGCGCCGACGAAATTGTCGCCGACGCGAAGAAGAAAGAAGCGGCAGGCATTCCGCGTTACTCCATTGTGACTTCGGGCCGTACGCTTTCAAATCGCGACGTGGAGCAGATTAGCGAAGCACTCCGCCGCCTGAAAAAAGAAACGAAGCTTTCCGTTTGCCTTTCGGCAGGACTCTTGAACAAAGAACAGTTCGACAAGCTCAAGGAAGCAGGCCTCACCCGCTTCCACAACAATCTGGAAACGTACCGCCGCCACTTCCCGGATGTTTGCACAACGCACACCTACGACGATAAAATCGGCGCACTCCAGAACGCACTTGCGGCTGGCCTCGAAATTTGCAGTGGCGGCATCATGGGCCTTGGCGAAACGACGGAAGACCGAATCGACATGTGCCTGGATTTGCGCAAGCTTGGTGTCAAGTCCACTCCGGTAAACGTGCTGAACGCGATTCCCGGAACACCGTACGAGAATCTCCCCAAGCTCACGAACGACGAATTCTGCCGCATCGTGGCAATTTACCGATTTATCAACCCGAAGGCATTTATCCGTCTTGCAGGCGGTCGCGGCGTACTCGGCGACGACGGCAAGCGAGCTTTCAAGAGCGGCGCAAATGCAGCCATCACGGACGACATGCTCACCACTGCCGGCGTAAACAGTTGCAAGGACTTCGAGCTTGTGAAAGGTCTCGGATTCAAGCCACACGGATTTATCGGCTAA
- a CDS encoding lanthionine synthetase LanC family protein codes for MKLNFVQNLDFSASKNGNYLEAVLQIVKYLKTNEVVTPQGKYWKASPEPGNEYKGDLMITPKGLYAGSAGIGQFFLQLYDVTQDEVYLQEAKDAAEYILNTYEGKQFFDNVLNGNDGGIWPVKGWGTSVYASPAGQAVFVEQLYEHTGNPRYREFLIRTADDSIAAGVDDGNTLHWSTEADLMADGSYAFFFLYVYRKTKDKKYLDAAKKVVAFTDTRIVHAKEGGIYYKNVDLTLVGWKSKESVFPNFSHGAAGSAFLNVLLYEETKEKAYLDKANEVVKFLSAIVEGDENGALIPYLYNPEKGRFHDFYYLSTCHGPVGTTLLFRKLFDVTQNKENLEWVDLLTKGILKTGAPLKHTPGYWNSYCLCCGAPGVLAHFVKTAEVLNDESYIEQAKLTADKLLGDSWNDDKGRRWFAAWTRKLPGFVETYTGLYDGAAGVGTALLYLYAHEKGIKIKTETVEYLFLNPVKAA; via the coding sequence ATGAAATTAAACTTTGTTCAGAATCTAGATTTTAGTGCCTCCAAAAATGGAAATTATCTCGAAGCGGTCTTGCAGATTGTCAAGTATCTCAAGACAAACGAGGTCGTCACGCCGCAAGGCAAGTACTGGAAAGCAAGCCCGGAACCGGGAAATGAGTACAAGGGCGACTTGATGATTACGCCTAAGGGCCTTTATGCCGGCTCGGCAGGCATTGGCCAATTCTTCTTGCAACTTTACGATGTCACTCAGGACGAAGTGTATTTGCAAGAAGCTAAGGATGCCGCAGAATACATCCTCAACACGTACGAAGGCAAACAGTTCTTTGATAATGTGTTAAACGGAAACGACGGCGGTATTTGGCCGGTCAAGGGCTGGGGAACGAGTGTCTATGCGTCACCGGCGGGGCAGGCGGTTTTCGTGGAACAGCTTTACGAACATACGGGCAATCCGCGTTACCGCGAATTCCTGATCCGCACGGCAGACGATTCCATCGCTGCAGGCGTTGATGACGGTAACACGCTCCACTGGAGTACCGAAGCCGACCTGATGGCCGATGGATCTTACGCGTTTTTCTTCCTTTACGTCTATCGTAAGACTAAAGACAAGAAGTATCTGGATGCGGCCAAAAAAGTTGTCGCTTTTACAGACACGAGAATTGTCCATGCCAAGGAAGGCGGCATTTACTACAAGAACGTGGACTTGACGCTTGTTGGCTGGAAATCCAAGGAATCTGTGTTCCCTAACTTTAGCCATGGTGCTGCTGGATCCGCTTTCTTGAATGTTCTCTTGTACGAAGAAACTAAGGAAAAAGCTTATCTCGACAAGGCGAATGAAGTTGTCAAGTTCCTTTCGGCAATCGTTGAGGGCGATGAAAATGGTGCTTTGATTCCGTATCTCTACAATCCGGAAAAGGGGCGTTTCCATGACTTCTATTACCTTTCGACTTGCCATGGTCCCGTGGGTACAACACTTTTGTTCCGCAAACTTTTCGATGTGACTCAGAACAAAGAAAACTTGGAATGGGTGGACTTGCTCACTAAGGGAATCCTCAAGACCGGCGCTCCACTCAAGCATACTCCGGGTTATTGGAATAGTTATTGCCTTTGCTGCGGAGCCCCTGGCGTCCTCGCTCATTTTGTGAAGACCGCAGAAGTACTGAATGATGAATCCTACATCGAACAGGCGAAGCTCACTGCAGACAAGCTTCTCGGTGATTCTTGGAACGATGACAAGGGACGTCGCTGGTTTGCGGCTTGGACTCGCAAATTGCCGGGTTTTGTAGAAACCTACACGGGGCTTTACGATGGCGCGGCTGGTGTCGGTACAGCATTGCTTTATCTCTACGCTCACGAAAAGGGCATAAAGATAAAAACGGAAACGGTAGAATATCTCTTCTTGAATCCGGTAAAAGCTGCTTAG
- a CDS encoding PLP-dependent cysteine synthase family protein produces MSKIHKSIAELVGNTPLVELTNYESKYGLKAHIIGKLEFLNPTGSVKDRLALALIRDGEKKGAIKKGDTLIDVTSGNTGIALAGIGHALGYEYVPYLEPGTTIERVQIFEGYGLDLQSFYDIKEVADFEKKGLVLDDLIAGMERLAKEKGQYYTGQTLNNANQEYHYQTTGPEIWNDTDGHVDYFVAMGGTAGTIVGTGRYLREKNPNVKIIGVQAAPTSRPDNPDFTGHIVDGTLPLGRVDESLVPTIIKDNRNNGFEFDEIIDIKAEEAYETAQETAKTDGLFLGTSAAAALTAAIQIAKRPEAAGKNIVVIYADNGYKYLSTDLYKRKKKSEAV; encoded by the coding sequence ATGTCTAAAATTCATAAGTCTATTGCTGAACTCGTTGGTAACACTCCCCTTGTTGAACTGACTAATTACGAATCTAAGTACGGCCTCAAAGCGCACATTATCGGTAAACTCGAATTCTTGAATCCGACTGGCTCTGTGAAAGACCGCCTTGCTCTTGCCCTTATCCGTGATGGCGAAAAGAAGGGTGCTATCAAAAAAGGTGATACGTTGATTGACGTGACGAGTGGAAATACAGGTATTGCGCTTGCGGGTATTGGTCACGCTCTTGGTTACGAATATGTCCCTTATCTTGAACCCGGCACGACGATTGAACGCGTCCAGATTTTTGAAGGCTACGGTCTCGATTTGCAATCTTTCTATGACATTAAGGAAGTGGCCGACTTTGAAAAGAAGGGCCTTGTGCTCGATGATCTGATTGCGGGTATGGAACGCCTCGCCAAGGAAAAGGGCCAGTATTACACGGGCCAGACTCTGAACAACGCCAACCAGGAATATCATTACCAGACAACAGGTCCTGAAATTTGGAACGATACGGATGGCCATGTGGATTACTTTGTAGCCATGGGCGGCACTGCAGGTACTATTGTAGGTACGGGTCGCTACCTCCGCGAAAAGAATCCCAACGTGAAAATCATTGGCGTGCAGGCCGCTCCGACTTCTCGACCGGATAATCCTGATTTTACGGGACACATTGTCGATGGTACGCTCCCGCTTGGCCGTGTTGATGAATCTTTGGTGCCGACGATTATCAAGGATAACCGCAATAACGGTTTTGAATTTGATGAAATCATTGACATCAAGGCCGAAGAAGCTTACGAGACCGCTCAGGAAACCGCAAAGACCGATGGTCTCTTCCTTGGAACCTCTGCGGCTGCAGCTCTTACGGCAGCAATCCAGATTGCAAAACGCCCCGAAGCGGCTGGCAAGAACATTGTGGTGATTTACGCCGATAATGGTTACAAGTATCTCTCCACGGATTTGTACAAGAGAAAAAAGAAAAGTGAGGCTGTGTAA
- a CDS encoding SDR family NAD(P)-dependent oxidoreductase: MSEKKVIVITGAAQGIGLAAVKKYVKEGWAVAATDIKKEQLDGEVAKLTAQGADVTAYELDVANYKQGQEVVAQVVKKYGRIDALFNDAGIVGHRKNVLSFDPEEIKQAENVNLWGSLYLIQHVGRVFIEKGIKGAIVNVSSFVASFAEWTPFAYGISKTAVDGLTRAAAFHLGRYGIRVNSVAPGFTKTEMAIKHDYSDPKLRKAAEDRSILNRWIEPEEIANAVFFLTSDQASAITGIKLPVDAGYTATKEDNKVNIYGDAE, translated from the coding sequence ATGAGTGAAAAGAAAGTTATCGTTATTACAGGTGCCGCACAGGGAATTGGCCTTGCCGCTGTCAAGAAGTATGTCAAGGAAGGTTGGGCTGTTGCCGCAACGGATATCAAAAAAGAACAGCTCGATGGCGAAGTAGCGAAGCTCACCGCTCAAGGTGCCGATGTGACCGCTTACGAGCTGGATGTCGCTAATTACAAACAAGGTCAAGAAGTCGTTGCTCAAGTCGTTAAGAAGTACGGACGCATTGATGCCTTGTTCAATGACGCAGGCATTGTTGGCCATCGCAAAAACGTGCTTAGCTTTGACCCGGAAGAAATCAAACAGGCCGAAAATGTGAACCTCTGGGGGAGCCTTTATTTGATTCAGCATGTAGGTCGTGTCTTTATTGAAAAGGGCATCAAGGGCGCTATTGTGAACGTTTCTTCGTTTGTCGCCTCCTTTGCAGAATGGACTCCGTTTGCTTATGGCATTTCGAAGACCGCAGTCGATGGGCTTACACGTGCTGCAGCGTTCCATCTAGGGCGCTATGGCATTCGCGTGAACTCTGTAGCTCCGGGCTTTACCAAGACCGAGATGGCTATCAAACATGACTATTCGGATCCGAAACTCCGTAAGGCCGCTGAAGATCGTAGCATTTTAAACCGTTGGATTGAACCTGAAGAAATTGCAAATGCGGTATTTTTCCTCACGAGCGATCAGGCTTCTGCAATTACAGGCATCAAGCTCCCTGTAGATGCTGGTTATACCGCCACCAAGGAAGACAACAAGGTCAATATTTACGGTGATGCTGAATAA
- a CDS encoding C40 family peptidase has protein sequence MAFKSRIFTGILVVCSLVLLANCAFPVRPGYDRKSGTYKRYRVATTTPEPVDTTAVDPQEELVQEEKLAVASTTSTDSIAPAVKEKTNSSDSASHTSNLKSKPDSTVVRKDSIVKIDSTKKDSVKKQPAKKTEVASKAKKQTKRVSKPTNLEKYAKEWLGAKYVYGAASKKKTDCSGYVMQVYKGFYGISLDHSAQHIYDDGRGYSIKRTKLQEGDLVFFGNFWKISHVGIYLKGNRFIHASTSKGVVITSMDDNYWSSKYKGARRFK, from the coding sequence ATGGCTTTCAAAAGTCGCATTTTTACGGGAATTCTAGTGGTATGCAGTTTGGTGTTACTTGCCAACTGCGCTTTTCCCGTACGCCCAGGATACGACAGAAAGAGCGGTACCTACAAGCGATACAGGGTGGCCACCACAACTCCTGAACCCGTCGATACCACCGCCGTAGACCCACAAGAAGAACTGGTGCAAGAAGAAAAACTAGCAGTCGCATCAACAACAAGCACAGACTCGATTGCTCCCGCCGTTAAAGAAAAAACAAACTCGTCGGACTCCGCATCTCATACATCAAATTTAAAAAGCAAGCCTGATTCGACGGTAGTTCGGAAAGACTCAATCGTAAAAATTGATTCCACGAAAAAGGATTCTGTCAAAAAGCAACCCGCCAAAAAAACTGAAGTTGCATCAAAAGCCAAGAAACAAACAAAGCGCGTCTCAAAGCCCACAAACCTTGAAAAATACGCCAAGGAATGGCTAGGCGCCAAGTACGTTTATGGCGCAGCAAGCAAAAAGAAGACGGACTGCTCCGGCTACGTGATGCAAGTCTATAAAGGCTTTTACGGGATATCACTCGATCATAGCGCACAACATATTTATGACGATGGACGCGGCTATTCCATCAAGCGTACAAAATTGCAAGAAGGCGATCTCGTGTTTTTCGGGAACTTCTGGAAAATCAGCCACGTCGGTATTTACTTGAAGGGCAACCGGTTCATTCACGCCAGTACGAGTAAGGGCGTGGTGATTACCTCCATGGACGATAACTATTGGTCGTCAAAATACAAAGGCGCAAGACGATTTAAGTAG